Genomic DNA from Schistosoma haematobium chromosome 1, whole genome shotgun sequence:
aataagaataaatttattatataatcattCAATTTATAAATAGTAATTAAATCCTGATGCCAGTAAATGAAATGGAATAAAAGAAATTGATAAAGAATAACATTAATGGACTCTTCGAATATTCTTTACTCTATTTTCAGGTCATAACTTCGGAATTCCATTTCGTTCTCCACTAGCATTTCGTGACATTGAAAGATCATTTCCCGCAATGACATTTCTTCTACCAGATCCACGTGTGTGGTCAGCAAGTGAGAAGTTCGTTATAACTCCGAAAAGAAATTATTCAGCACATGATATGAAAGcattttttaatgatatttcTTTCCCTCAAGGCAAGTAAATAAATACTTGATATTGAGATGGTGAAATGGATTTGTGACTAGGGTGAATGATTTTGGTTGAATTTTTtctctctgagctggatggtttagtcgtgaagctttcatcgttgaTCTAAAAGAtgtcatcagcacaaacttcatgtAGACtttacttctacctgaagtttgtgctcatGATATCGTTTAGAtcaacgatgaaagcttcacgaccattTACTTGGTTTGTAGATCCATCATCCTAGTCTCAACTTTTGACTAGGTGGCGAGTACGCATTGCTATTTAGTCATCAACTAAATGGAAAAAGTCATCCAGTACCCAATGGACTTCAATTGTTTTCtagttattttcaatatataacTAAAAGTGTATTATGTTTCGTGAGACGTTTATGACAGTCTCGTTAAAcgaattcattctattttggtttttttatatttatttgttcaattaattaatgatttaGGTTATTTGATGATGAAAGAAACCAAAAGTCTATTTAATCCATCTGAAAGGCCTACTGATATTGAAGTTTACTGTGTTTATAGTTTTAATATTCCAACAATATTACAGATGATTTTCAATATTCCAGGACCACATCGTTCTGCCTTTCCCAATCAGATACCAAAATTAAAAtatggtgatggtgatggtgtTGTACCGTTAAAAAGTTTATCTGTTTGTAATAAATGGAATTATGTTAATGTAGTTGTGTTGGAACAAAGTTCACATGAAGATATTGTACAAGATGAtcgttttattaaatatttgaagaaATTACTTATTAATGATTGACTAAATATATTAAAGTTTGTTTGACACTATATAACATTTTTCAATGTGAATTTTAATTACTTAACaattcatttaaaactccctaatttatttttttcaatttcgtCTGGCTAATTTAAACCCCTATAATAAAGTATAAAAATTTACTATTGTACAGAAATTTTGAAATTCACTTATATTGTTGTGGTGTTTGGATGAACTAATGAtccctttgtacttgttgaatgcttgatttcaaattctaaatacagtacattcgttcgtgcttgtctggtacttcttgattcaattgcgttatttctgggattcttagttcatactataattcaaatactcttgATTATCACAGTTGTTCTGTTTTTAAGTGTTAATTTATGTATCGTCAAGTATTTTCATACAGTTGTAGAGAAATCATCGAAtgatgaaaaaaaatgaaaagaatttaCTTATTCTATAATCGAATTGTGTAGCAATTGAGATGGTGTAGAAGGTTTgtaactcaggtggatgattttgatggagttttgttctttgagctgaatggtttggtcgtggaactttcatcgttcttctgaacgaaataatcagcacaaacttcacttctacctgaagtttgtgcagTATAACAATTGgtaaaatgaacaaattaaCACTTCACATGTGCTCAGTATTATTTGAACTTGTAGTAATATTATTTTagaatatgaaatgaataaatgttgAGTGGAAAATAGTAAGATGAAGTAGATATTGATGCTATGTAGTAATTTGTAGATGTGATggttagaagtatttgaattattgtgcGAACTAAAAATCCAAGAAATAAAGCAATTTAGACTAAGAAGAACTAGACGAGCACGAACAGacatattgtatttggaattcgaaatcgagcagtCGTTAAAAGAAACATTATTTTATACAAACACCACAGTGGGTTACCGTTTGATCTCATATTCTTTTCAATCATGTGGTTAACacttcatttaaatttaatcataggattaataataaaatttgtaaGCATATAGAACCATAGATTTGAAAAATcttattattttgaatttttgTACTAGAAATAAACGTAAATTATACAATCTaattacttataataataagaTCTCACATGTAATTTGCTTTATAATGAATACTCaatcaatttattattgtttttaaatgatGATTGACAAGTTGGAAAATGTTTCGTTGTCAGCAGACGTAGACGTGATTTTACTAAGTTTAGTATAATATTAAGGTTTAGTTCACTTATCGACCAATTATAAATGCATATGGTTAGTTCTGAGACACTTTCACTTACTAAAGATAGTGATACTTAGTAGTTGCTTAAATCTGAGTAAAGAGAACCcattttgtatttgtttataGACTGTTGAAAAAAACCTCTTTCTCACTAAACCATCAACACAAAGTTTacatttaatttatcatttagttACCTAATTACAGTAGGTGATGGTGTTCCATACATTTGAAGTTGGTCAAGCATTATCTAGTAAAGTTACTATGGCTTTTCTGAAAGTGGATTCCATGTTTTCAAGGTACACAAACCCACCCCATGGATATGAATGCGTGGTGTAAACGTTACCCCTTGGCGTCACACGATAGGACAAGTAATGTATACTCACCCTGGGCAAATATAGTCTATATACATGCCTGTAACACATAAGGTTTCCTTTATGCTTCCCATAGTATATATGTAGATATATTCACCCATCCGCGACAATAGATGACCGCCGTTCTCTTTCAAACGTATTTTCTACCACTGTCTGTCACTTacatattataataatattacttgTACAAGGGGTTTCGCCCCTGCATTTCATGACATACACAAACGCATAAGCACTATTTCAGGAGAGGTTGATAGTAATCTCTCCTCAGTATTTGCTGCTGTATGTTTTATTACTATGTCTTTGACCTGCAAGATTAGACCACTGATTTTATCAGACATAGAACAGCCATTTGTTCAGCTCGTGTTACTATGGGCTTACCCACGAGCGTACCATTTGCATAGACCTACATACACAAACTACACAAGCCGGAACTAATACAATTCATAAACATAAGCATACATATCTGGCAGCCCGCAAGAGTTGGTGAGCCCCGAGTTGAAACCCGAGGAATTCAGTTTAAAGCAGTGGTGGGTTAGTCCGATCTCGGTTGACTGCCTAAGTTGGCTAGCAAGGTTGTCTCTACCACCCATCAGCTCTACAGGGAGGCCTTAGGTCGAGATTTGCTGCCTAAATAAAGTAGTAAGCGTGAATTCATGTTAAACCAAATACGATAACAACGATAACAATAAGTTATTCAACTGCTGAATAGGAAAAACACCAAAATCAGAATAGTTTTAGTCGTAATATGAAAGATATGATTTAAAATGAAGTAATTGAAAGAAGGAATGaatgaaaaactttttaaaatcaaaGTTTGAGTTGAGAATCAAGGTGAGTTGCTTTTGGCCCTTATAACTGATTCTGATTTATGTCATCACGTTGGCCTCAGTTGTGCGATCTGCAGCTATCATTATGGTCTTGACTATTAGACAAAGAAATATGGAACAGGTAATACTTCTTGATTCTTTCGACCTAGCGTTCTCCCACCATGATCCTATCACAGCCAACATTGATTATAGATGTAGGCAGAAGATAGTCAAAAGTAATATAAGTTCTAAATACCTCAGTCGATGTTAATTTACAGCTTCATCAACTTATTTGTAATCCTTTTTATTTGAATAGTCAAGCtgtattttttgtattattgaTATCTGAATAGGAATACTGAATTTTGCTGTTACGAAACATAATCTTTTTAAGTAAAGTCATTTAATcacatattttaatatttattactgATATTCTAGAGTAATTAAATTTATAGATTAAACAGCTTTAGAAAGCATAAGATAATTTTTCAACGTTATTTTACACTTTCCACTTGTGTAATTGATAATTAAGCACAGAAAGCTTATCTAAATCTTTCCAATTTTCTTCATCCCGATGGTCTCTAATATCTTTATTTTAGACTTCTGGATGCTATTTCTGATTTCTAACTATATTCGAAATCTCTTCCTTAtacttattattcttttttaccCTGATTGTAAATTAACTTATGTTAATTGTATTGAATTCAATACACGTTTTTCGAGTTATCGATAATGTTTGTGGTACATTGATTTTCACTAAGCATCTTCAAATCACATGCCGCCTGTGGAATTCTTTAGATTTTTTTTATCTTTACATGttgttaaatgaataatttgtttGTGCTTTATCGTATACTTTAGCTAGCATTAGTAAGAAGTATGTTTTTCGTTTCGAAGTAAGAATACACGTACTGTATGCTATATTGATCACCTAATCTTTTGTCTTCCCgttgttttaataaattccTTATAATCTGCACATAAAGTACTAAATATTTTCGTGAGTTAATTCTGAATCTAAACTCAAAATTCTTATGAGGCTTAAAAACGGTTTCTTCATAATTCTCAATTACTTGTCagtcaaatgaataattatttctcATCATTAGCTCATTGATTCATTTAGTGAAATGGCTGCCACATACTGAGTTGacataaaataatttgtaaacTAATTTATTTGCTTTGACAAAGTGGATTACATTTAGTTAGAAATGTCAACAATCCAAATTTCTACTGTTCGCGGTAACACGAAtatacaattattttattacagATTTCATTTTCTTTCCAGCTACATTTTGTTGCTTCCTTGTTTCTCTCTGTTATTTGAATTTAAAATCACCTATATTGACATAAATTTACTTAAATTTACATTTGTAACTTCTACTTAACTGAACTATTCTATATCAAAAATTGATGTGTCATTAAACCAACATTTTGGTTTCTTTAATTTTATAGTCAGTATCATTCTCTAATGCAATTTGCCTCAGCGTCCAGTTTCCGAGTTGCATCACTCTTATAATTTGACATGAAAACATTTCCAACCAATCACTTTCCACATTAAAGAGCGATCTTATTCTAACGTTGTTTAATGCATCGAGTAGCAATACTGTATAATTATATGGCGTTTATATGAAATGATAAGTGCTCAGTGTCTAACTACGCGCTTCATTCTGATCACAGTACAATAACTTATTTGTGTGGTCGTCAGTTTTTATCTGCTAGAATATGTTTTGAAAAGTCATGGAAATATTTTTGTACCACTAATTATTCAgacttaattaaattatttaaagatGAACGTAATCGGTTGTCTTTTTAAGAGATATTATGGGGATCCGTTACCTCCAGTGAGTTTTTTGGTTTTCTAAAAAGACTGTTTCCGTCAATTTGTTGATGGATGTGTCATCGAATCACAACCCCCAAAGATGTGTATATGATAACATAAAACGGTTTGAACAAAAAAATATGACATGACTGGGAATGTGATTGGAACAGTTATGTCTAAACTCAGTCGGTCGAAAACGTTTACAAGGAATCATGATTTGTAATGCACTGCTCAACTAAAGTAGCTTGTGAAACAGGTTCGGCAGTTATATCTTTGAAAGGTAAAGCTTCACAGCATAGTATAATCATGTCTATAGATGTTAATTAGTAATCAAATGTATCCATTGGATTCTGTGCTTATCAGTCCGAGCCGAATGTCCAATACTTTAAGTCTTTATTCGTTTCAGCCCAGTGAAGTGAAAATACACTCAAGAGGCATAAAATTCGTTTGTTTTGAGCAAAACGAAACTAAAGCCCTCAGACAATACCATAAAGCAAATATACttgaagtaaataattttctCCAACTCAAATAGTTAACTCTACATTCAGACCATCTAAGAACTCACTGTCTAGAAACAAGGATCATTGTATCAACAACGCAAAATCTATTCGGCTGGCTACGTATCACAACTATAATTTGTTTAGGCATTTCCTGCACCCCATATACACCATAAAAACACTAGGCAAGCGAACGCAAGTAAAAGTAAGTATAGTTTACCAGTCAGGCAGTCAGGTTTTAGATGACGATTTCAGATCTAAGACGCTTGTTTGAAACGATAGTGCTGACTTTAGAGGGGGCGACTATTGATCCGGTTTTGTGTGTTCCAAATTTTTGTAGTATCAAGCATTGTTGGACATGTAACAGAGACGTTTTCACTGAGGATTTCATTTCACGTTCTAACTcgcatttcatttgttttttaacCTGACATGATGAAATATTCTATACCGACTTGTTCACAGCAGACAAATATTCTCAAATGCACGTTCttaaaatgaagtattcaacGAAAACTACGCCCTTAAGCTCAACACTCACCTACTAAGTGAAAACGCTATATACTAGATTCCCAATGGACATTTGTAAAAGGACAGATAATCTCACTTGATTGTGCACAGCCCGGATACGCATTTCAGTGATTACGTTATATTTCAGCATTCAGTGAATGTTGGATTAGTTAGTATTATCGTTATTTGCAAGTGTTGATAGTACACAAAAGCCAATACCTCATTGGTCTGTTTGGGACTGATAGAGAGTCAGATCTTGATAGTAGTTATCAAAAGACCATAGTTTCTGTCAAGGATATCATCCATCTGCTTGAAGTACTATGGTAGCAGCATTAAAGAGTAGTGTACTCTGTAATGGCGTTGAATCCTAATAACTATTATTTACGGTAAATCGTAAGCCCATCAGTCTGAggcggtaaataaatctttaaaatcaatagctctgtaagtcttcgacatttgaggCTGACCACATTGGTTTTAATGGATTCACCTAGCAGTCCACGCTTGGTTACGCATCCTCTCCAGGTCAACTCCGAGGTCTGTTCGGCCAAAGAAAAATCTCAGATGACAAGAAACAACGTTAGAGAACTCTATCATATTCCGAAATGTTGCCTTAGTATTCGTCATGATCGTAGACGCTCCCAAACTCCCCGTAGTACTTCACAAAACGATCCACCTCTAGATCTTGAGGTACGAATTACCCTGATTGATGCCGATATTATATTTAGTACGGTAAGTCTTCTCGAAATTACAGAAAAACTTGCGATTTTCTGCACTCCCAAACAACATGAAAAACatttcgggaaacttccagaTCGGCATGCTTTAACGGCAACCATAGCCGGCCAACATAGTCGTCTGCTGTAAACCACTGGTGTGATCACGAAACTttgctacctcgtcgacactagTGCAGCTAGCGTTCTTCCTGCGAattccaacgaccgactgcacGTAGCAGTTTTTAACTCACAAGCGGCGAGTGGGAAATAGAACGCCACATATGGTAGGCGATATGTATACCTCAACGTGGGTTTACGCGAACCCATACACTAGATGTCCGTTATTGAAGATGGTTCGATGCCAATCATCGGTTTAGACCAGCTTGAACATCATACTCTACTCAACATGTGCAAACGGAGGTAAGTAGAGGGAAATACTAAAATATCGGTttgtgtaacttatttttacGATTGTAGATTGTCCCCAATATACAGTAGGCACACGGTTGACCTATACTATACTCAGATATATACCAAATGCAACCGAAATTGccatgtgtaaccagcaattTTACATATCACATCACGGCTACAGGACCATCTGTATTCTCAAAAGCGCACAGACTGTCTCACTAA
This window encodes:
- a CDS encoding hypothetical protein (EggNog:ENOG410V6IX~COG:I), which translates into the protein MGLIYDPKTKKTRDRELCNVEFPGWGDTWASEYLSEEKYPLTSYMKSLVQSLTEDKFFVRNKTIRSAPYDFRKAPNENAKYFVKLKELVEETYENSEKCPVYLLGHSLGSLYSMYFLKLQDKRWKHKYIKGFISVSGPFGGSVESLYAETCGHNFGIPFRSPLAFRDIERSFPAMTFLLPDPRVWSASEKFVITPKRNYSAHDMKAFFNDISFPQGYLMMKETKSLFNPSERPTDIEVYCVYSFNIPTILQMIFNIPGPHRSAFPNQIPKLKYGDGDGVVPLKSLSVCNKWNYVNVVVLEQSSHEDIVQDDRFIKYLKKLLIND